A section of the Streptomyces sp. CG1 genome encodes:
- a CDS encoding phosphatidylinositol mannoside acyltransferase translates to MSAGERLTDALYGVGWSTVKKLPEPVAVRLGRTIADAVWKQRGKGVQRLESNYARVVPDATPERLAELSRAGMRSYLRYWMESFRLPAWSRERVKTGFDPKDIHYLTDGLASGQGMILALPHMANYDLAGAWVTTKLETPFTTVAERLKPETLYDRFVAYREGLGMEVLPHSGGSAFGTLARRLRDGGLVCLVADRDLSASGVEVDFFGEKTRIPAGPALLAQQTGALLLPVTLWYDDSPVMQGQVHPPIEVPESGTRAEKTSVMAQALADAFATGIADHPEDWHMLQRLWLADLDPAKGPS, encoded by the coding sequence GTGAGCGCCGGCGAACGGCTCACCGACGCGCTCTACGGCGTCGGCTGGAGCACCGTCAAGAAGCTCCCCGAACCCGTCGCGGTCCGCCTCGGCCGCACCATCGCCGACGCCGTCTGGAAACAGCGCGGCAAGGGCGTGCAGCGCCTGGAGTCGAACTACGCGCGCGTGGTGCCGGACGCGACGCCCGAGCGCCTCGCCGAGCTGTCTCGCGCGGGCATGCGCTCGTACCTGCGCTACTGGATGGAGTCCTTCCGGCTCCCGGCCTGGAGCCGCGAGCGTGTGAAGACCGGCTTCGACCCGAAGGACATCCACTACCTCACCGACGGCCTCGCCTCCGGCCAGGGCATGATCCTCGCCCTGCCGCACATGGCCAACTACGACCTGGCCGGCGCCTGGGTCACCACCAAGCTGGAGACACCCTTCACGACCGTCGCCGAGCGTCTGAAGCCCGAGACGCTGTACGACCGCTTCGTCGCCTACCGCGAAGGCCTCGGCATGGAGGTCCTGCCGCACAGCGGCGGCTCCGCGTTCGGCACCCTGGCCCGGCGGCTGCGCGACGGAGGGCTCGTCTGCCTGGTCGCCGACCGGGACCTGTCCGCCTCCGGCGTCGAGGTCGACTTCTTCGGCGAGAAGACCCGGATCCCCGCGGGCCCGGCCCTGCTCGCCCAGCAGACCGGTGCACTGCTGCTGCCGGTCACGCTCTGGTACGACGACTCGCCCGTCATGCAGGGCCAGGTGCACCCCCCGATCGAGGTACCGGAGTCAGGTACGCGGGCCGAGAAGACGTCTGTCATGGCACAGGCGCTGGCCGACGCCTTCGCCACCGGGATCGCCGACCATCCGGAGGACTGGCACATGCTCCAGCGGCTGTGGCTCGCCGACCTCGACCCCGCGAAGGGACCCTCGTGA
- a CDS encoding HIT domain-containing protein, producing MLRSMTTEPEQQIGVGTQDAFQRLWTPHRMAYIQGENKPTGPGADDGCPFCSIPAKSDEDGLIVRRGDHVYAVLNLYPYNGGHLMTVPYRHVADYTELTGPETTELAELTKQAMTALRTASGAHGFNIGMNQGTVAGAGIAAHLHQHIVPRWGGDTNFMPVVGHTRVLPQLLADTRKMLAEAWPA from the coding sequence ATGCTGCGTAGCATGACGACTGAGCCGGAGCAGCAGATCGGAGTGGGGACGCAGGACGCGTTCCAGCGCCTGTGGACGCCTCACCGGATGGCCTACATCCAGGGCGAGAACAAGCCGACCGGTCCGGGGGCCGACGACGGCTGCCCCTTCTGCTCGATCCCGGCCAAGTCCGACGAGGACGGACTGATCGTGCGGCGCGGTGACCATGTGTACGCCGTTCTCAACCTCTACCCCTACAACGGCGGCCATCTGATGACTGTGCCCTACCGGCACGTCGCGGACTACACCGAGCTGACCGGGCCGGAGACCACCGAGCTGGCCGAGCTGACCAAGCAGGCGATGACGGCCCTGCGCACCGCGTCCGGCGCGCACGGCTTCAACATCGGCATGAACCAGGGCACGGTCGCCGGCGCGGGCATCGCCGCCCACCTGCACCAGCACATCGTCCCGCGCTGGGGCGGCGACACGAACTTCATGCCGGTGGTGGGCCACACGAGGGTGCTGCCGCAGCTGCTGGCGGACACGAGGAAGATGCTGGCGGAGGCCTGGCCGGCATAG
- the ruvC gene encoding crossover junction endodeoxyribonuclease RuvC: MRVLGVDPGLTRCGVGVVEGVAGRPLTMLGVGVVRTPADADLSHRLLAVEQGIEQWLDEHRPEFVAVERVFSQHNVRTVMGTAQASAVAMLCAARRGIPVALHTPSEVKAAVTGTGRADKAQVGAMVTRLLRLSALPKPADAADALALAICHIWRAPAQNRLQQAVARHTVNATKGRTA, translated from the coding sequence GTGCGCGTACTGGGGGTGGACCCGGGGCTGACCCGGTGCGGTGTCGGCGTCGTCGAGGGGGTCGCGGGCCGTCCGCTCACCATGCTCGGCGTCGGTGTCGTCCGCACGCCCGCGGACGCCGACCTCAGCCACCGTCTCCTCGCCGTCGAGCAGGGCATAGAGCAGTGGCTGGACGAGCACCGGCCCGAGTTCGTCGCCGTCGAGCGCGTCTTCAGCCAGCACAACGTCCGTACGGTGATGGGCACCGCCCAGGCCAGCGCCGTGGCCATGCTGTGCGCCGCCCGCCGGGGCATCCCCGTCGCCCTGCACACCCCGAGCGAGGTCAAGGCGGCCGTCACCGGCACCGGACGTGCCGACAAGGCGCAGGTCGGCGCCATGGTGACCCGGCTGCTGCGGCTCTCCGCACTGCCGAAGCCCGCCGACGCCGCCGATGCCCTCGCGCTCGCCATCTGCCACATCTGGCGTGCCCCCGCGCAGAACCGGCTCCAGCAGGCGGTCGCCCGCCACACAGTCAACGCAACGAAAGGCCGTACGGCATGA
- a CDS encoding glycosyltransferase family 4 protein, with product MRIGIVCPYSWDVPGGVQFHIRDLAEYFLRLGHEVSVLAPADDDTPLPPYVVSAGRAVPVPYNGSVARLNFGFLSAARVRRWLHEGAFDVVHIHEPTSPSLGLLTCWAASGPIVATFHTSNPRSRAMIAAYSILQAALEKISARIAVSEYARRTLVEHLGGDAVVIPNGVDVDFFAKAEPKSEWQSQEARSSVEGGDGRRAGGTIGFIGRIDEPRKGLPVLMNALPKILAARPQTRLLVAGRGNEEAAVEDLPKELRSRVEFLGMISDEDKARLLRSVDLYVAPNTGGESFGIILVEAMSAGAPVLASDLDAFVQVLDQGEAGEVFANEDADALAEAAVRLLADPVRRAELRERGSAHVRRFDWSTVGADILSVYETVTAGAAAVATDERTTGLRARFGLARD from the coding sequence GTGAGAATCGGGATCGTCTGCCCGTACTCCTGGGACGTGCCCGGCGGCGTCCAGTTCCACATCCGCGACCTCGCCGAGTACTTCCTCCGCCTCGGCCATGAGGTCTCCGTGCTCGCCCCGGCCGACGACGACACCCCGCTGCCGCCGTACGTCGTCTCGGCCGGCCGCGCGGTCCCGGTGCCGTACAACGGCTCGGTGGCCCGGCTGAACTTCGGCTTCCTGTCGGCCGCGCGGGTGCGCCGCTGGCTGCACGAGGGCGCCTTCGACGTGGTCCACATCCACGAGCCGACCTCGCCCTCGCTGGGCCTGCTGACCTGCTGGGCGGCCTCCGGCCCGATCGTGGCCACCTTCCACACCTCCAACCCGCGTTCGCGCGCCATGATCGCCGCGTACTCCATCCTCCAGGCCGCCCTGGAGAAGATCAGCGCGCGGATCGCGGTCAGCGAGTACGCCCGCCGGACGCTGGTCGAGCACCTCGGCGGGGACGCGGTGGTCATCCCCAACGGCGTCGACGTGGACTTCTTCGCCAAGGCCGAGCCGAAGTCGGAGTGGCAGTCGCAAGAGGCGCGGAGCTCCGTCGAGGGTGGCGACGGGAGACGGGCGGGTGGCACGATCGGCTTCATAGGCCGGATCGACGAACCCCGCAAGGGCCTGCCGGTCCTGATGAACGCCCTGCCGAAGATCCTGGCCGCCCGCCCGCAGACCCGCCTGCTGGTCGCCGGCCGCGGCAACGAGGAGGCCGCCGTCGAGGACCTGCCGAAGGAACTGCGCTCGCGCGTGGAATTCCTCGGCATGATCAGTGACGAGGACAAGGCGCGCCTGCTGCGCAGCGTCGACCTGTACGTCGCGCCCAACACCGGCGGCGAGAGCTTCGGCATCATCCTGGTCGAGGCCATGTCGGCGGGCGCCCCCGTGCTCGCCTCCGACCTGGACGCCTTCGTCCAGGTCCTCGACCAGGGCGAGGCCGGCGAGGTCTTCGCCAACGAGGACGCCGACGCCCTCGCCGAGGCGGCCGTACGGCTGCTGGCGGACCCGGTGCGCCGCGCCGAGCTGCGCGAACGCGGCAGCGCCCATGTGCGGCGGTTCGACTGGTCGACGGTCGGCGCGGACATCCTGTCCGTCTACGAGACGGTCACGGCCGGCGCGGCGGCGGTCGCGACGGACGAGCGCACGACGGGCCTGCGGGCACGCTTCGGGCTGGCACGGGACTGA
- the pdxT gene encoding pyridoxal 5'-phosphate synthase glutaminase subunit PdxT, with product MNTPVIGVLALQGDVREHLIALAAADAVARPVRRPEELAEVDGLVLPGGESTTISKLAILFGVMEPLRARVRDGMPVYGTCAGMIMLADKILDPRSGQETIGGIDMIVRRNAFGRQNESFEAAVDVRGVPGDPVEGVFIRAPWVESVGAGAEVLAEHGGHIVAVRQGNVLATSFHPELTGDHRVHSLFVDMVRANRTPESL from the coding sequence ATGAACACCCCCGTCATAGGCGTCCTGGCCCTCCAGGGCGACGTACGGGAGCACCTCATCGCCCTGGCCGCGGCCGACGCCGTGGCCAGGCCGGTGCGGCGCCCCGAGGAACTCGCCGAGGTCGACGGCCTCGTCCTGCCCGGCGGCGAGTCCACCACCATCTCCAAGCTGGCCATCCTGTTCGGCGTGATGGAGCCCCTGCGCGCGCGCGTGCGGGACGGCATGCCCGTCTACGGCACCTGCGCAGGCATGATCATGCTCGCCGACAAGATCCTCGACCCGCGCTCGGGCCAGGAGACCATCGGCGGCATCGACATGATCGTGCGCCGCAACGCCTTCGGCCGCCAGAACGAGTCGTTCGAGGCCGCGGTCGACGTGCGGGGCGTCCCGGGCGATCCTGTGGAGGGCGTCTTCATCCGCGCCCCCTGGGTGGAGTCCGTGGGCGCCGGGGCCGAGGTGCTCGCCGAGCACGGCGGCCACATCGTCGCCGTCCGCCAGGGCAACGTGCTCGCCACGTCGTTCCACCCGGAACTCACCGGCGACCACCGCGTGCACTCCCTGTTCGTCGACATGGTGCGAGCCAACAGGACCCCGGAGTCCTTGTAG
- the pdxS gene encoding pyridoxal 5'-phosphate synthase lyase subunit PdxS: MSTTENQAPETGTARVKRGMAEQLKGGVIMDVVTPEQAKIAEDAGAVAVMALERVPADIRKDGGVARMSDPDMIEGIIDAVSIPVMAKSRIGHFVEAQVLQSLGVDYIDESEVLTPADEVNHSDKWAFTTPFVCGATNLGEALRRIAEGAAMIRSKGEAGTGNVVEAVRHLRQIKNEIAKLRGFDNHELYAAAKELRAPYELVKEVAELGKLPVVLFSAGGVATPADAALMRQLGAEGVFVGSGIFKSGDPAKRAAAIVKATTFYDDPKIIADASRNLGEAMVGINCDTLPEAERYANRGW; the protein is encoded by the coding sequence GTGTCCACCACCGAGAACCAGGCTCCCGAGACCGGCACCGCCCGCGTGAAGCGCGGTATGGCCGAGCAGCTCAAGGGCGGCGTGATCATGGACGTCGTCACGCCGGAGCAGGCGAAGATCGCCGAGGACGCGGGCGCCGTCGCCGTCATGGCCCTGGAGCGGGTCCCCGCCGACATCCGCAAGGACGGCGGCGTGGCCCGCATGTCCGACCCGGACATGATCGAGGGCATCATCGACGCCGTCTCCATCCCGGTCATGGCCAAGTCCCGCATCGGCCACTTCGTCGAGGCCCAGGTGCTGCAGTCCCTCGGCGTCGACTACATCGACGAGTCCGAGGTCCTCACCCCGGCCGACGAGGTCAACCACTCCGACAAGTGGGCCTTCACGACCCCGTTCGTGTGTGGTGCCACCAACCTGGGCGAGGCCCTGCGCCGCATCGCCGAGGGCGCCGCGATGATCCGCTCCAAGGGCGAGGCCGGCACCGGCAACGTTGTGGAGGCCGTCCGCCACCTGCGCCAGATCAAGAACGAGATCGCCAAGCTGCGCGGCTTCGACAACCACGAGCTGTACGCCGCCGCCAAGGAACTGCGCGCCCCGTACGAGCTGGTCAAGGAGGTCGCCGAGCTGGGCAAGCTCCCGGTGGTCCTCTTCTCCGCCGGCGGCGTGGCCACCCCGGCCGACGCGGCCCTGATGCGCCAGCTCGGCGCCGAGGGCGTGTTCGTCGGCTCCGGCATCTTCAAATCGGGCGACCCGGCCAAGCGCGCCGCCGCCATCGTGAAGGCCACCACCTTCTACGACGACCCGAAGATCATCGCGGACGCGTCCCGCAACCTCGGCGAGGCCATGGTCGGCATCAACTGCGACACCCTCCCCGAGGCCGAGCGCTACGCCAACCGCGGCTGGTAA
- the ruvA gene encoding Holliday junction branch migration protein RuvA has product MIAFVSGTVAALAPDAAVVEVGGVGMAVQCTPNTLSTLRIGQPAKLHTSLVVREDSLTLYGFGADDERQVFELLQTASGVGPRLAQAMLAVHTPDALRRAVATSDEKALTAVPGIGKKGAQKLLLELKDRLGEPVGTAPAIGAPVTQGWRDQLHAALIGLGYATREADEAVAAVAPQAEAAGVPPQVGQLLKAALQTLNRAR; this is encoded by the coding sequence ATGATCGCCTTCGTCAGCGGCACGGTCGCCGCGCTCGCCCCCGACGCCGCGGTCGTCGAGGTCGGCGGGGTCGGCATGGCCGTCCAGTGCACGCCGAACACGCTGTCCACGCTCCGCATCGGCCAGCCCGCCAAGCTGCACACGTCGCTCGTCGTCCGAGAAGACTCGCTGACCCTGTACGGCTTCGGCGCCGACGACGAGCGCCAGGTCTTCGAGCTGCTGCAGACCGCGAGCGGCGTCGGCCCGCGCCTGGCCCAGGCGATGCTCGCCGTGCACACCCCGGACGCGCTGCGCCGTGCCGTCGCCACCAGTGACGAGAAGGCGCTCACCGCGGTCCCCGGCATCGGCAAGAAGGGTGCGCAGAAGCTGCTGCTGGAGCTGAAGGACCGGCTCGGCGAACCCGTCGGCACGGCGCCCGCCATCGGCGCACCGGTCACCCAGGGCTGGCGCGACCAGCTGCACGCGGCCCTGATCGGCCTCGGCTACGCCACCCGCGAGGCCGACGAGGCCGTCGCCGCCGTGGCCCCGCAGGCCGAGGCCGCAGGCGTGCCGCCCCAGGTGGGTCAGCTGCTGAAGGCAGCCCTGCAGACCCTGAACCGCGCCCGCTGA
- a CDS encoding YebC/PmpR family DNA-binding transcriptional regulator, which translates to MSGHSKWATTKHKKAVIDAKRGKLFAKLIKNIEVAARMGGVDLDGNPTLYDAVQKAKKQSVPNKNIDSAIKRGGGLEAGGADYETIMYEGYGPNGVAVLIECLTDNRNRAASDVRVAMTRNGGNMADPGSVSYMFSRKGVVIVPKGELSEDDVLGAVLDAGAEEVNDLGETFEVISEATDLVAVRSALQEAGIDYDSAESSFVPSVQVELDEEGARKIFRLIDALEDSDDVQNVFANFDVSDEIMEKVDA; encoded by the coding sequence ATGTCCGGCCACTCTAAATGGGCCACGACGAAGCACAAGAAGGCCGTGATCGACGCCAAGCGCGGCAAGCTCTTCGCGAAGCTCATCAAGAACATCGAGGTCGCGGCGCGCATGGGCGGCGTCGACCTCGACGGTAACCCGACGCTCTACGACGCCGTCCAGAAGGCCAAGAAGCAGTCGGTCCCGAACAAGAACATCGACTCCGCGATCAAGCGCGGTGGCGGTCTCGAGGCCGGCGGCGCCGACTACGAGACGATCATGTACGAGGGCTACGGCCCGAACGGTGTCGCGGTGCTCATCGAGTGCCTCACCGACAACCGCAACCGCGCCGCCTCCGACGTCCGCGTCGCCATGACCCGCAACGGCGGCAACATGGCGGACCCGGGCTCGGTCTCGTACATGTTCAGCCGCAAGGGCGTCGTCATCGTCCCCAAGGGCGAGCTGAGCGAGGACGACGTGCTCGGCGCCGTCCTGGACGCGGGCGCCGAGGAGGTCAACGACCTCGGCGAGACCTTCGAGGTCATCAGCGAGGCCACCGACCTGGTCGCGGTCCGCTCCGCCCTCCAGGAGGCCGGCATCGACTACGACTCGGCCGAGTCCAGCTTCGTGCCGTCCGTCCAGGTCGAGCTGGACGAAGAGGGCGCCAGGAAGATCTTCAGGCTCATCGACGCCCTCGAGGACAGCGACGACGTGCAGAACGTCTTCGCCAACTTCGATGTGAGCGACGAGATCATGGAGAAGGTCGACGCGTAA
- the pgsA gene encoding phosphatidylinositol phosphate synthase — translation MLNKYARAFFTRVLTPFAAFLIRRGVSPDTVTLIGTAGVVAGALVFYPRGEFFWGTVVITLFVFSDLVDGNMARQLGRSSRWGAFLDSTLDRVADGAIFGGFALWYAGNGNNNVLCAVSIFCLASGQVVSYTKARGESIGLPVAVNGLVERAERLVISLVAAGLAGLHTFGVPGIQWLLPVALWIVAAGSLVTLIQRVVTVRRESAEAEAAQQKAEAAK, via the coding sequence ATGCTGAACAAGTACGCGCGTGCATTCTTCACGCGTGTCCTCACACCGTTCGCCGCTTTTCTCATCCGGCGGGGGGTGAGCCCCGACACGGTCACGCTCATCGGCACGGCCGGTGTGGTCGCGGGCGCGCTGGTCTTCTACCCCCGGGGCGAGTTCTTCTGGGGCACGGTCGTGATCACCCTGTTCGTCTTCTCCGACCTGGTCGACGGCAACATGGCCCGCCAGCTGGGCCGCTCCAGCCGCTGGGGCGCCTTCCTGGACTCCACCCTCGACCGGGTCGCCGACGGCGCGATCTTCGGCGGCTTCGCGCTCTGGTACGCGGGAAACGGCAACAACAACGTCCTGTGCGCCGTCTCCATCTTCTGTCTGGCCAGCGGTCAGGTGGTGTCGTACACCAAGGCGCGCGGCGAGTCGATCGGGCTGCCGGTCGCCGTGAACGGCCTCGTCGAACGCGCCGAGCGGCTGGTGATCTCGCTGGTCGCGGCCGGTCTCGCGGGCCTGCACACGTTCGGTGTGCCGGGCATCCAGTGGCTGTTGCCGGTCGCCCTGTGGATCGTCGCCGCGGGCAGTCTCGTCACGCTGATCCAGCGCGTCGTCACGGTCCGCCGCGAGTCCGCCGAGGCGGAGGCGGCCCAGCAGAAGGCCGAGGCCGCGAAGTGA
- a CDS encoding elongation factor G-like protein EF-G2, which yields MGDKAQTHHPGAAGRALEADQPASVRNVVLVGHSGSGKTTLVEALALSAGAVNRAGRVEDGGTVSDYDEIEHRQQRSVQLSLVPVEWDGIKINLLDTPGYADFVGELRAGLRAADAALFVVSASDGVDGSTRMVWEECAAVGMPRAIVITHLEAARADFEEMTRVCAEAFGGDDPDAVLPLYLPLRGPEGPDGHAPVTGLVGLLSQKLFDYSTGERKESEPGADQLPGMEEARNRLIEGIIAESEDETLMDRYLGGEMVDIKTLIEDLERAVARGSFFPVLAAAPAAEGAKQGLGTVELLELVTGGFPTPFEHPLPDVTTIDGKPRQLKPCDTGGPLVAEVVKTSSDPYVGRVSLVRVFSGTVRPDQTVHVSGHGLADRGHEDHDVDEKVGALSMPFGKQQRPVTHAVAGDLVCVAKLGRAETGDTLSAKDDPLLMEPWRMPDPLLPLAIHAHSKADEDKLSQGLSRLVAEDPTMRLEQNQDTHQVVLWCLGEAHADVALERLRSRYGVQVDVVPHKVSLRETFANRATGRGRHVKQSGGHGQYAICEIEVEPLPGGSGIEFVDKVVGGAVPRQFIPSVEKGVRAQAAKGVAAGYPLVDVRITLLDGKAHSVDSSDAAFQTAGALALREAAADARIHLLEPVAEVSVLVGDDYVGPVMSDLSGRRGRVLGTEQVGSGRTLIRAEVPEFEIGRYAVDLRSLSHGTARFDRLYARHEPMPPQIAERIREQAGENG from the coding sequence ATGGGCGACAAGGCACAGACACACCACCCCGGGGCCGCCGGCAGGGCTCTCGAGGCCGACCAGCCCGCGTCCGTACGGAACGTGGTGCTGGTCGGCCACTCCGGTTCGGGCAAGACGACCCTGGTGGAGGCCCTCGCGCTGAGTGCGGGGGCGGTGAACCGGGCGGGCCGCGTGGAGGACGGCGGTACCGTCTCGGACTACGACGAGATCGAGCACCGGCAGCAGCGCTCCGTACAGCTGTCCCTGGTGCCGGTCGAATGGGACGGCATCAAGATCAACCTCCTCGACACCCCCGGGTACGCCGACTTCGTCGGGGAACTGAGGGCCGGTCTGCGCGCCGCGGACGCGGCCCTCTTCGTGGTCTCGGCCTCGGACGGCGTGGACGGCTCGACCCGGATGGTCTGGGAGGAGTGCGCGGCCGTCGGCATGCCGCGCGCGATCGTGATCACGCATCTGGAGGCCGCGCGGGCGGACTTCGAGGAGATGACCCGGGTCTGCGCGGAGGCCTTCGGCGGTGACGACCCCGACGCCGTGCTGCCGCTGTATCTGCCGCTGCGCGGACCCGAGGGCCCCGACGGGCACGCGCCCGTGACCGGTCTGGTCGGGCTGCTGTCGCAGAAGCTGTTCGACTACTCGACCGGGGAGCGCAAGGAGTCCGAGCCCGGCGCGGACCAGCTGCCGGGCATGGAGGAGGCCCGCAACCGGCTCATCGAGGGGATCATCGCAGAGAGCGAGGACGAGACCCTCATGGACCGCTATCTCGGCGGCGAGATGGTCGACATCAAGACGCTGATCGAGGATCTGGAACGGGCGGTCGCCCGTGGCTCCTTCTTCCCTGTCCTGGCCGCCGCCCCCGCGGCCGAGGGCGCCAAACAGGGGCTCGGCACGGTCGAGCTGCTGGAGCTGGTCACGGGCGGGTTCCCAACCCCGTTCGAGCACCCGCTGCCGGACGTCACCACCATCGACGGCAAGCCGCGGCAGCTGAAGCCGTGCGACACCGGCGGCCCGCTGGTCGCCGAGGTCGTCAAGACCTCCTCCGACCCGTACGTCGGCCGCGTCTCGCTGGTCCGGGTCTTCTCCGGCACCGTGCGCCCCGACCAGACGGTGCACGTCTCCGGGCACGGGCTGGCCGACCGCGGGCACGAGGACCACGACGTCGACGAGAAGGTCGGCGCCCTGTCCATGCCCTTCGGCAAGCAGCAGCGCCCGGTGACGCACGCCGTCGCCGGCGATCTGGTGTGCGTGGCCAAGCTCGGCCGCGCCGAGACCGGGGACACGCTGTCCGCCAAGGACGACCCGCTGCTGATGGAGCCCTGGCGGATGCCCGACCCGCTGCTGCCGCTCGCGATCCACGCGCACAGCAAGGCCGACGAGGACAAACTCTCGCAGGGCCTGTCCCGGCTGGTGGCCGAGGACCCGACGATGCGGCTGGAGCAGAACCAGGACACCCACCAGGTGGTCCTGTGGTGTCTGGGCGAGGCCCACGCGGACGTAGCCCTGGAACGGCTGCGCAGCCGCTACGGCGTCCAGGTCGACGTCGTCCCGCACAAGGTCTCCCTCCGGGAGACGTTCGCCAACAGGGCCACCGGGCGCGGGCGGCATGTGAAGCAGTCCGGCGGGCACGGCCAGTACGCCATCTGCGAGATCGAGGTGGAGCCGCTGCCGGGCGGCTCGGGCATCGAGTTCGTGGACAAGGTGGTCGGCGGCGCCGTACCGCGGCAGTTCATCCCGTCCGTGGAGAAGGGCGTACGGGCCCAGGCCGCCAAGGGGGTCGCCGCGGGCTATCCGCTGGTGGACGTGCGGATCACGCTGCTGGACGGCAAGGCGCACTCGGTGGACTCCTCCGACGCCGCCTTCCAGACGGCGGGCGCGCTCGCGCTGCGCGAGGCCGCGGCGGACGCCAGGATCCATCTGCTGGAGCCGGTGGCCGAGGTGTCCGTACTGGTCGGCGACGACTATGTGGGCCCGGTGATGAGTGACCTGTCCGGAAGGCGCGGCCGGGTGCTCGGCACCGAGCAGGTGGGCTCGGGACGGACCCTGATCCGGGCCGAGGTGCCCGAGTTCGAGATCGGCCGGTACGCCGTCGACCTGCGCTCGCTGTCGCACGGCACGGCCCGCTTCGACCGCCTCTACGCCCGGCACGAGCCGATGCCGCCGCAGATCGCCGAGCGGATCCGCGAACAGGCGGGCGAGAACGGATAG